A stretch of DNA from Juglans microcarpa x Juglans regia isolate MS1-56 chromosome 5D, Jm3101_v1.0, whole genome shotgun sequence:
tctcaacttaaagtttgtgatttttttaaatattttctttttaaaccaTTATCTCTgtctttttttatgtttttaatgtatatttattttataaatatcttattcttccatatatatatatatatttaaatatatacactgataattaataaaataaatatatttatatgtaaatgtatattatatatgtatttgtgtatgtatatatagatatataactAATCTCAAAACTATACACAGATATCGAAATATTCTTAAACAGAAATCATTATTTGTAggaaatttaaaaggaaaaaactacttTACCTTCCCACTTTGCCCATTTCATTTGACCagtggtcaaattttttttttttttacttagtgattaaggaagtaattttaagtgtattgatatttttttattttttaaaaatatttaaatatattaaaaaaatatgaaaaggaaaaaaaaaaaacttttcattaaGCAGTATGCCAAGCAGTCAacatggggcggcatagtagccgcacccaatttaaaatattgagtttgatcCTCGATAGCATGCCATGTGGCCGAAAAACTTATagagaaaatgatttaaaaactaaaatccacttaaaaaagataaaagaaaattaggaTGGCCGCACTTGCATCCTCCGTAGCTAGAACCCAAGCGAGGTCAGTGCTGCAACCTCAGCGCATCGCAGAGCGGCCTGGGTTGCAAAATGCCGGTGCGACCCGGGTTTGTGCAACTGGGCTTAGGTTCTAGCCAAGGCTGGCCCCGCAAGccacttcttattttttttctttttagttttataatctaagaatttgatttttttttaaatattatttatactttaaaattattcttctaagtttgttttatttctaattatgtGGTACATCACATCAGATTTTTATTAGAGAAGAGTTTTTATTGAAATTCTTTATAACTCATAAatcaaaatgataaaattaaaagaattattttatttttaagccGGTGTAttctaaacttaaaaaattatttccgaaTATAACCCAAACAAATTCGACAACAAAACGTGGCAAATAAGAGAGGCTCCTAATCGCcatgttttatataaaattgaataGATAGTGGGAATAACAAATTGTTCCATTCAATTGCACATGCTTTTTGCCTAGACATTGTAATAGCTTTTCTTTAATACAAATGCACCCTAGTCATCATGGACTCTTTCTCAAAGTGCACACCCgcattagattgtaaaaatttttttattataaaagaatattattacattcacaaaaaaaaattacacaaaaaacaTCTTATAAGCTTATGTGATTTCATCTGAtctattagatttactttataataaaaataactttataatatgaagaactatataaaatcacatcagtttgtgagattgtttttgtataattcgTTTGTAGctagagtattttttattataaaatagatttgatataaatagtatcagtttataaattttttttttttcgaactACATATTTGTCCGTACTATTTGCATCAATTTGATTTGTTAGGCAAGTACTAAGTATGCTCTTGAGGCACCTAATTTGTCCCTTTCAAACGGCATAGTACATgcgtatttattttataaactataGCGTCGACCTCTTCCACCCCATATTGTACAAATGCCGAGAGGAGAAGCTTCATTACACCTTTGTCGAGGACAGGACAACCGTCCTTTCACTTGCTTTAGAAGGAACTTAAACAAATGCCCAGTAGTTCTTTGACGTAAtgaaacataataataatattaaatttatttaaaaaaaattataaaaaattaattatccACGTGTCAACTTATGATATgctaaaaagtataaaatttgaaattcataatctgaatttaaaaaaaaaactgatcaaatgagtattgtaaataaaattataaatatatgtagcactactcttaataataataataataataataataataataataataataataataataatacaacaaTTAATGATGATGGATTATACAGCTAAGATACTATAGCATATACGTTAAAAACTATCTGTCTAAAATAAACGTTATAAATCAGACGATAAATGGTGGGTTTATACAAGACTTGTAAGTAGTATaatttatattgaaaattaaaataaaccatttaattaaaaaataattaggattGTTAAGAACTTGCCATAGATTGATCTCCTAAGAATATGATGAATCTCAATCCATACTAAAGATAATCATAAACACACTCAAACTTCTCCTTAATTAGCATTTTCCGGTCCCTATATTTTTCAACGAATTAGAGCATTGGTAATGATGTaaccaaatgattaaaaatacaaaatcacatGTTTTAGAGGTTGTCTTTGCCATTCAAGAAATACTaccacattagattatatatattttagtcaaaataataataaaatattattttattattattattaattttcttcctaaaattaatttttttatatattttacaattaaaactcACTACAGAAAATCTATAAATATACACCAATTGTGTTGTCTTAAAATTAAACATCAACAAATATACACCATTAATGAAgtagagaaaaaatgaaaagaaaaagaaaaaataggaggagagagaaaaataaagccgTTGGGTGAGAGAGAGCGCAagtgagaggaaaaagaaaaaaaatagtaaaataaaggataaatgatgaataatagatctagaaatatatagaaatactGTTCATAACAAGTATAAAATTTGCAtatgactaatccaatgcaaTAGAAAAAGTGGGATTGTTAGCTAAATTTGTGTTTGTATTTGCATTTGGCTAcaccaatgtcaatgctcttatAAAGCACTCTCATTGGAATAACCAAAGCCAAACCTAGTTTTTAActaatatgacatgaatttacttttacctatttcattcacatccaatctctatattagattatctatttattgtttatataataataaaataatattaatttaatatattttttaaaatttttaaaatttttaaaattatttatttttctcatattttactGTTGTGccgattatatattaattagtaatcatattccaATTAAATTATTggttaaaaaatcatattttcaacggtgatttaatgctaataaccaCAAAAGTGGTGATGTTCAATCGACCAATCCATTTCATGAGAATAGAGTAAAGAAGCATAAAcgagaggaaaaataaaacttaaagaAAAAGTAACAGACTTCGGTAGACAAAGGAAAAATCAAGAGAAGagagatgaaataataataaacaattactTTGATCGAGCTACAGTGCACATCTAAATATGACCGAAGGCTTGGATTAATTTACTTTAGGttagagaataaaaaaatgaaatcttatTTTGAAGAAACACAACATATGATAAACAACgctatatatatcaataattagATATTGGTGATGGGATCTTGGGTGCACCCAATGTAATATATGGACTCGAatccttataattttataaattagtaAAACGTGgagaaaaacacaaataatGAATCAATTCCATACCCATTACCAATAcccaccatgcatgcatatatacgtCCATGATCACCTCATAATAGACATGTTAACCTACTACTAATTAAGTTAATGAACATAATGAGGTTGCTTCGTTCAAGTAGCATTAATATCCCCTATATCAAATGGTAGGTACGTACCATGGTTGTGGACATGGGTATTTCTGTTGCcatgtcttttttgttttattaaaatttcaacaGCTAGGGtttgttaattaaataatatgtagAATGTTATGAGTGaccacttaaaatataaaacaacgTTTCTCCTTAGCAGCATCATAAAACACTTTAATATAagtgaaaagtgaaaacaaaGCTAGCTGATCTGTACGTAATATGCAGAGAGTCATAAACAAGAGAGGAGTTAATGCATCACCATAATGGTTTAAATGCAGCCGACAGTTTTTCTAAAGGAAGATAAATAATGAGATTTTCTTCAATTATACAATGAGaggttattatttttaatatcttaagctttaaaattgtaaaaacaagGAAATTAcagaaacaaaaatgataaaaattaattcattaaaattaattaattatctataaaattatttttatttgcaaaattgggaaaattagggttttttttatagaaccaaaatattttatttaaataaataaatatatatatatatatatatatatatatatgattctgATTCAAGTTACATTAGGACGTGCTTGGCTTGCAGAATGTAATGAGACTTCCTAATCCCATTCattttttgcaagaaattaatATGTCTATGACCTATTTGTTTGTTTggtgacaaaatattattatcataatGGATATCATTGTTCATTTGGGTTCTAGAGGCAGTTTATATATTCGAGCCAATAACCGAATTACCACCCGTCTATATCCAGGATGAGTGTGGGTACATAAGGCGGGTTCATGGTTTAAAACCCAATACTCACAACTTGTGTCAAGTAtccagatttttttataagaaatatttaaaagaaaaaattaattttttacaaaaggtACGTTTGGAcgataaactcatctcaactcattattacaaattttttaaatttcaacacaaaatataataaataattcaacttttttaaattctaaaataataataatattttatcatttcaattcagttcaacatctaaacgcagccttaatTACCTAGATACAACTTAGGTACTCGAATTTTCGGGTTTTACCCAAGTCACTTCCGTTGTGGCCAAAGACACCATGGCCATCACAGGGTTAGCATGTGCCACCTTAATTGGTTGTTGGGTGGCCATTATGCCATCCTTGAAAATGCCATTTATGGGGTGGTACGGCCACTCCTATGGGTTCTGATGGTTGGACCTCCACCACTTTTGGTGGCCAACTGGCcgacataattttttaaaaaattatgaaaataaaattgtaagaatTTTATGCATTTGTCCATGGAGTAGCCATTCCTTACATTTTGAGAGGAATAGTCATTCCTCATGTCGAGTACTGTTCTCATGGAATGACTATTCCAGACCTTCCTAtgaaatagatgaaaaaaatgtcatttaattatATGAAACGGCTATTACTTTACAGCAATATCCTATTTTGCGAACCAAACATACCCTAATTGCTGGTTCTATATGGTCATTAAACTACCACTAAAAAACATGAAAAGCAGCAGATGATATTTAAACAAGTTTTAACTCATAATGTCTCTTAAAGATTATAGTTTGATAAACAGACGAAATCATTGAACAAATCACAAGTGGCAGGCCATGAGGACTCCATTACCATTGACGCGGTCACCTTCTTTCACTAATAGACTGGTTCGACCGTTGTCCAGGTCATAGAAAATGACTAGATTTCAAACCGTTCAAAACTGACCAAAAACATTAACGTCGGTTTTGGAGTCCGTACTTCGACATACAGTAATAAAAGTCTACAATATTTAAGACAGTTTCAATCGGAATAGGATGCGTACTACCTATAATTCTCATTCTATTCCGATTGCGTAGTACCTCATTCTATTCTATAATTCTCAGATATTACCTATAATTCAgaatttctaataatttttctcatTGATGATTTACGTTCTGAAACAATTGAAATTTGTCTTTTCCTTTCGTGAGACATGTTTCGGCTCGTTTGACggtgaaatgagataaaaattttataaattataataagataatttatgaataatagtgaaatagtttgaattaagtattttttaagttttgaaaaaagagagagaaaaaattgaataaaaaatattataaagttaaaatattataagaatttagttttataatactatttttgtttaggatttgcaaaagttagaatttttttttattttttatttgaaaatttaaaaaaattgtaataattaatttgaaaaagttgtaatgattaatttaaaaattatgtatttaaattatatttaaaaataagatgagatgagataaaataagatagaataaaaattttatgtttcatCCCATGTCCCAAACCTGCCAAATATGGAGTTTCCATCTCCTAAGATTTTAGAGCACGAAATAAATAGATTAGAGTAAAAGAGAAATAGACAAAGACTCTACaacatttattaaacatttaatgcTATCTAAGAAATTGATCACTTGAATAAGTTCTAAAGACTTACTTCATATATCTATCTCTTCTACTTTAAATCATAACATTTAGGATAAAAACTCTCATGGATCCAGACCCATATTGGAATTGTCTTTTCTAAGTTGAAGTCTCATGAGTCATGGCATTTACTATGATGCACGAGATTGACTGGTAGCTAGGTTTAGGAGACCAATGAAATGCATAAAGAATAACATATATAGTACGTGCCACTACTGCCttagaaaaataagagagaatggATAGGCATTCCCAATCCCACACAGCTCTTACACGAATCACATGATAAGATAGAGCCAGAGGAATTTGATATGGGTCCCCCCCTTATTGGTGGAGCTTACTTCAACGCCACTCCTTCCGCCGCTTGAGCCCTTCTTTTCCTATCTGGTCGCCATCACACGTATCCACACTCTTTCATATTTCCACCTCACCCATCCCAAATGACTTCGCACCTAATGCCGTCTCATGCGAGAATTGTgcaacttctttttcttccttttaaaagtaaaaataaaaaaagtcatgaGGGAACGAAATTCTATAGGACGCCCAAAAACTTGGAATAGaatattctctttctttttggtctgtggaaatattgaaacttttactttttctttaccTATGCTATTGCCAATTCTAAATTTTGATTACAACTTGAAGTTTTGGTTTATAAGTtctgatttaaattaaatttttttgagaggttaatttatattagattagtcattctaaattaaaataataatataatactatatattttaataatatttttttaacttttttttttatattttgcaaaataaattatttatattatatctcaaaactttatttacaattttcGATAAGCATGTCCACGAGCATTTGCAAGCATACAAGTCTTCTTTAGTTGGACTTTTCTATTTTAGCACAATTTGTAGGACTCCAGCTTTCATATTCGtgatacaaaagaaaaaaaaagaaagaagaataaaaaaagaaaaagcattgctaaaaatacagagaaaaaagaaagaaaagtgaaGAACTGAAAAATGAGAAAACGAAAATGTTTGTTAGGAATAATTGTAgagtaaaataatagtttagAGATGAACAGTGATTagtcaaatttgaagaaagatATAGAATTATTGTAGCTCAAAAGTGAAGTTTTGGATGTTTGCATGGTCCAATGTAACCTAATTTTGAGCCACCTAGACAAATTTTGATTAGCCAAGTGCTCTTagaatagtttttatttttttaaatcttaataaatcaaaacatatgCATTTTTACTTCTATAGTTTTTTGAGATGATAGATTCTCAAACTGTTGTATAGaatatatcatacatattatttaaatagtaagatttgattttcaagatttaaatattaaaatttatattataaatcaaattatgctatgTAAGTAATTTAATAGATATGCTCtacaagaataaaatttttctttgtgaAATTACGTGGAAAAAGTATCCAGGCATCGatacctatgatctattattcTAGAATATGATTTTGATCTAGGACGGAGGAATTCACTTTTATTCTTACAAAAGAAGGATTTGTTGAAAAGTcatgagtaaaaaataaaaaataagatttggaCCTTTTGTTCTAGCTCTAGaatttatgatataatatatagatttattataaatttaatattaatctaGAGATTACTTCGTATAACAATAAATGTTATGCAAACCATTCCATGTATCTTTAACGATTGtaacttttatattttgaactcttAAGTTCagaaagtaattataaaacgtcttgatagatataatatatcaaatatgatcatttttatttcGCATGAAATAATATGGTGCTAAGATTTGATAGATTAAGGGTTgctttggattcagagatgagatgagatgattttagatgaaagatgaaagttgaaaaaaatattgttagaatattattttttaatattattattgttttaaaatttaaaaaaattaaattatttattatattttatgtgagaatttgagaaagttataataattaaatgagattaaattagattaaataCTTTCTGAATTCAAACGGGAGCCTAACGCTACCTATCTTGGAGTtagattattaatattatttacataaataataatttttaataatacgatattatataataaataatatggtatttttggaaattatttaaaaattacttttaaaaattaatgtagTTCATAGATATTATAGTCCAAATTGAAAAGCTAGAGAGACTCCCAACGTCCGACTAACGACAACGCAGTGGACGAAACTGCACCGCACGACCGTTAGGAACTCCATCCAAGTCCGGAGCGGGCCCCGAAACAACAACCCAATCGGGGGTCGACACGTACCGCAACGGCAGGCAAACAGCTGGAGCCACGACATATTCGTTCCGCAGAATATACTGATTCCATAAGCATTTCACTGTATCCAAACTGTAGGAACTTTccgtcctctctctctcctttttctttgcGCCTTTAAATGGCAATGAGGTAAGAGAGCGGGAACGCGTCCAGCACCTTTCCTTTCCTCTACCTGAGCGCCTCTACCTGAGTACCCCTCCCTCTTTATAGGTCATTAACCTTCCCTTCCACTCCATCTCTCTCTCGAGATCTGTGCCAGTTTCTCCTCTCTGAGGCTCCTTTTGGAACCAGACCTGGAGCCAGAACTTGAACCGGAACAGGTACGTCTCGGGTTTTCGTTTCTGAATCATAGATCTCCGTTTCAAGGGTTTTCTGGTTCCTCTGCTGTGAGTTTGATGCGGGCTCTAGGTTTTGTTCCTTCTCATGGATCCGATTGTTCTGTTCTCATTCTTTGCGTGTGATACGACAATACTCTGTATGTGTTTGTTGCCGTTGCttatcaaccaaaaaaaaaaaaaaaaaaatgtgcgtTGCCGTTGTTTTTCCGaacttattttgattttttggcAAGTTGCGTGGATGCTAATATTGGTCGGTATACGCTTTTATTTCTGTCGTTCTGTGATTGTTTGAGGAAGGTCTGAAATATTTGCGGTCGTTTTTGTTATGGATCGTGGATTCTAATTTGGCAGATCTGTGGCTGTTTTTGTCGATGTTCACGTACAGTTTATTGTTTTCAATGATAAGTTTCAAAATGCTATTTTTCTGCTGCAAGAAACtgaatactcttttttttttttcttttcatttccattGCTGTCGGTTTCAAAATGTTTACAGCACGTTGTTAGATGTTCACCTCAAGAGTCGTTTGGATCCACAAGCTTTTGTGATTTTCCTGTTATTTTCCTTCATGTTTAACATCGATTGTTACATCATGAAAATGTTAGTTAAGCGTCTTGACAGAAAACAACGTGTAAAGTGCTAGCCGAAAATGCCTTAATTTGTCCAAATCTCAAAGTTTTACTGTTTCTATGATTGCGTAATTGTTCCCTTCCATGTCACGATTTATatgaatcttttctttttcttttgtcttttctgCTTGAATGTTAGTTGTTCCTCTTATATTTTGCGGTGTAGAAACATTTGCGAACAACATATGGCCGTCTATCAACTTCAAAACACAATTGAAAAGATTGACAGTAATTTAGTACGCCTCGACCTCAATATATAACGTGTGCTCTATGCGTATGAGGCTAAAACTTTTAAGTATCTCGCATCTGCTCAGTGTTTAGTTCTTTTATTCCTCTTAATGCAAATCTAATAGATAAAAGTCGATAAATACCCATTTATGGTTCACGCAAATGACTTTACAGTGATGATTGAGTACCTCTTACATTACCTAtttccatatataattaattggtaGCTCgcatgtacttttttttaaactagGGTGAATTGGACTGACAAATCTTCTAAATCACTGAAAGAGTTTATttgaacatttcttttttacattcTACTACAATAATTCATGCAATGCCGCAGGTCATACTGTTTGAGAATGTGAATGCATAACTTCTTTGATAATGTAGCTTAAAAATTAATTGCTAGAAGTGCATGTTGGCTTTATATCAAAGTAGCTATGTTTTGACAAATCACTGCATGTATTTTAGCTTGCAGTTATGGTTCCACCTATAGAAACTCCAAACAAAACTTATGATGCTCATCATGCCCCACACCCTCCTCTAAACGAGAGGATACTTTCATCCATGACGAGGAGATCTGTTGCTGCACACCCTTGGCATGATCTTGAGATCGGTATGGAATGTCACACTCTGCCATGTGCAGTTAATGCTTGTTCTATTCAATCAGTGTGGCAACCCAATCTTATAACCTTCTTTTGATTTTAAACAGGACCCGGAGCTCCAACTATGTTCAACTGTGTAAGAATTCTCTGCCTTTCTTCTTATTTGTTCAGTTGCATTTTATTGAATGgctgtattttattttaggttCGCACTCACTTGTGAACTGATTCTGCAGTTTGCGCatgtaaatattaaatgatgattgccatattttgcaaatataaatattaaactaTGATTGCCATATGTTCTATACAAAGCTAGCCATCACCTTCTAGTTGGACAAACCAGTGGGTTGTTTCTGGGACATTATATCTGATCAAGCTGTATCAAAGCAGCTGTAGTATTAAATATGTTCACATTAGCATATGACCAGTGGAGGAACTACCTAGCAACCGTAGGAGGGTGTTGGGCAGAGGAAGGCCCTTCCCTAAGTTTTAGAAAATCTCTATGTTCTTTTCTTGTTTGGAACATTCTAGATACCTTTTTAGGCCATCTGTATGTGGGGAAagtatctaaaaataaaaggagaaagCATATGTATGAAATTTAGGAAGGTACCAAAGTTTAGTACCTTGTAATTtactgactcaattattttaactttgttGGAGATCATTAAAGAACAAGGCCAAAAAAAGGACCCTAGAGAAATACGTGATATTGTTGGATTCTTTTAATCTATACTGAATTGTGCGCATGAAAAAAAAGCACCAAAGCCTGGAGGCAGTTCAGCCACAATTTTGAGCCAGCAATGCAACAGGATGAGATTGATGTGGTTCCCACgtatctttcttcttttatgtGAGCTGAATGTCACCACTGTCCTCCATTCATGTATGGTTTGTGTAAGATAACATGAAACCAAGAACTTGCAGTCGAGTAAAGGAAGAAAACTGAGAACAAATTAATGGAGGAAAAGTTGTTTCATTTCACTATGAAAAAGGTATCTCTTACAACATATTCTGCCAAAGGGGTGATATATACagaaaatattctaacaaactAACTAACTACACCTATAGCATTGTGCCAGCAAATAAAGTAAAGTAAGtaaataaaaggaataaaagaataaCTAGTGTATACGACAATTATATACAAGAAGCTATTGAAATAAAAAACGACTAGTAGTTTAGTCTTGGCCTGTATCAGTTAACATCCCccacaagatggagaatagaaatttactattcccatcttggataaGTGTGCTTGTAGGAGATAAGATGGTAAAGCTTTGGTGAATGTCACCACTGTCCTCCATTCATGTATGGTTTTCAAATCTAGGTATAAATAATTATCCTGCCATATTTCTGGGTGACACTGCTGGACAAAATCTATACAAGTTAGCTCTGATATACTGTAAACTGGttcatatatagaattttcctgAACTGTAGTATTGTTGATGTATCTCTTTCTTTTAATATCTACTCCAGAACATGCTATCTCACACTTTTCTTGTTGATGACCGACTTGTGCAGGTAGTTGAAATAGGGAAAGGAAGCAAGGTGAAATATGAACTTGACAAGAAAACTGGATTGATTAAGGTAATGATGTTTACTAAGCTTTTTCTTATTGCTCTCCTCATATATTAATGGCTTTCTAATTGGAACATCAATGTGCAGGTTGACCGTGTGCTTTACTCATCAGTTGTGTATCCTCACAACTATGGCTTCATTCCTCGTACTCTTTGTGAGGACAATGATCCCATGGATGTCTTGGTTATCATGCAGGTATGGACATGTCTGTTGTGATTGTCTAAATCTAACCCCTTTCCTATTTGCATGTCTGGCAATTATACTCATATGCTTGAAAATACTGATGTCATCTAACAATACTGTCCAATAAATGCATTCAAACTTGACTAGAACTTTCAACCACTAGAGTAGGTACCATTGGTGTATACTGGATCAGGTGCATGTACATACGTTGTATTTATGTCTGCTTGTACATATGTAGATAGCATTGAACATGACTGTCGGACTGAACCTCACAACTTTCAAAACAATAGTTGTGATGTTAATCCGTCTAATATGCTATGGCTTTAAACAATGGCAGGAGCCAGTTCTTCCAGGATGCTTTCTTCGGGCTAAAGCTATAGGCCTCATGCCTATGATTGATCAGGTAAATATTCTGAGACAAAAAAAGAAGGTTCTTATCCGTCAATGGGTGTTGATTGTAATTAATCACAGGGTGAGAAAGATGACAAGATAATTGCTGTTTGTGCTGATGATCCCGAGTACCGACACTACAATGATATCAAGGAGCTCCCACCACATCGTTTGGCTGAGATCCGCCGTTTCTTTGAAGACTGTATCCTTACTGATTGTCACTAATTGTGAACATATGCAAACATGATCTAATTGTGTATAATCATCCTTTCTTTCTGTAAAGCCCAGTTAATAGTATTTAACTGTTCCTTGACATAATACTCagacaagaaaaatgagaacaAGGAAGTGGCGGTCAATGACTTTCTGCCTGCCTCTGCTGCCTATGAAGCAATCCAGTACTCCATGTAAGCAATGATCCTCTCTCACCTTTTTAGCTACCATTGACACACATACACAAACATTGAGACAGGAGTGAGGGTGCCCTTAGACCAGATTAGGGTCTGGTCTGATCTTCTTAAggctcttattttttttttttttcttgtgcttTCTTTGGGGACTATTAATCTAACATCATTCTGAGTGCAAGTTTGGGACTACTGCTCATTGTTTACTTAATtacttgttttttgtttatatttttccttcctGTCTAGACTATATATATCAGTATCTGATCTCAactatcttttctt
This window harbors:
- the LOC121265843 gene encoding soluble inorganic pyrophosphatase 4; translated protein: MVPPIETPNKTYDAHHAPHPPLNERILSSMTRRSVAAHPWHDLEIGPGAPTMFNCVVEIGKGSKVKYELDKKTGLIKVDRVLYSSVVYPHNYGFIPRTLCEDNDPMDVLVIMQEPVLPGCFLRAKAIGLMPMIDQGEKDDKIIAVCADDPEYRHYNDIKELPPHRLAEIRRFFEDYKKNENKEVAVNDFLPASAAYEAIQYSMNLYADYIVESLRR